From Salinibacterium sp. ZJ450, one genomic window encodes:
- a CDS encoding LLM class flavin-dependent oxidoreductase, which produces MTRHIGFNLFEMNTVGHISHGLWVHPANTRHRFNDLEFWVEQAKLLEAGLFDSVFLADVIGTYDGYRNGPETALREAVQIPSNDPLLVIPAMAAVTKHLAFAATFSTTYEPPFAFARRASTLDHLTKGRFGWNVVTSYLPNAARNFGLADEVAHDDRYGIADEYLDVLYKLWEGSWDDDAVIQDRDARVYTDPAKVRYINHVGPNFQVAGPHLSQPSAQRTPVIFQAGSSDRGRAFAAKHAEGVFVGGRDLDVYRENIADIRRQAELLGRKPEHIKTYASAVIIVGRDQDDAERKAARFRQLSSAEGYLAHAGGSGIDLAAYPKNALIRDILAAEAKAGRDNAQSGRRFYTDTTTVGQALDAVTRFDRGPFYAAGSPVQVADAIEGWVDATGLDGFNLRQFLTPGTAEDFIEYVVPELQRRGLYRTAYEESTFRERLFGAGNTRLFEEHHGARYRGGANLDGADSGAGSATIRNLEEKAS; this is translated from the coding sequence ATGACCAGGCACATCGGCTTCAACCTGTTCGAAATGAACACCGTCGGGCACATCTCGCACGGCCTCTGGGTGCACCCGGCGAACACCCGGCACCGCTTCAACGACCTCGAGTTCTGGGTGGAGCAGGCCAAGCTGCTGGAGGCGGGGCTGTTCGACTCGGTGTTCCTCGCCGACGTGATCGGCACTTACGACGGCTACCGCAACGGGCCGGAGACGGCGCTGCGCGAGGCGGTGCAGATCCCGTCGAACGACCCGCTGCTGGTGATCCCGGCGATGGCGGCGGTCACCAAGCACCTCGCCTTCGCGGCCACCTTCTCCACCACCTACGAGCCGCCGTTCGCGTTCGCCCGCCGGGCGAGCACCCTCGACCACCTCACCAAGGGCCGCTTCGGCTGGAACGTGGTCACCTCCTACCTGCCGAACGCCGCCCGCAACTTCGGCCTCGCCGACGAGGTCGCCCACGACGACCGCTACGGCATCGCCGACGAGTACCTCGACGTGCTGTACAAGCTGTGGGAGGGCTCCTGGGATGACGACGCGGTGATCCAGGACCGCGACGCTCGCGTCTACACCGACCCGGCGAAGGTGCGCTACATCAACCACGTCGGCCCGAACTTCCAGGTGGCCGGCCCGCACCTGTCGCAGCCGTCGGCACAGCGCACCCCGGTGATCTTCCAGGCCGGCTCCTCCGACCGAGGCCGCGCCTTCGCCGCGAAGCACGCGGAGGGCGTGTTCGTGGGCGGCCGCGACCTCGACGTGTACCGGGAGAACATCGCCGACATCCGCCGGCAGGCCGAACTGCTCGGCCGCAAGCCTGAGCACATCAAGACCTACGCCAGCGCGGTGATCATTGTCGGTCGGGATCAGGATGACGCGGAACGCAAGGCCGCTCGATTCAGGCAACTCTCTAGCGCCGAGGGGTACCTGGCGCACGCTGGCGGGTCGGGCATCGACCTGGCCGCGTATCCGAAGAACGCGCTGATCCGCGACATCCTCGCCGCCGAGGCGAAGGCCGGGCGGGACAACGCGCAGTCCGGTCGGCGGTTCTACACCGACACCACCACGGTCGGGCAGGCACTCGACGCCGTCACCCGGTTCGACCGCGGCCCGTTCTACGCGGCCGGGTCGCCGGTGCAGGTGGCCGACGCGATCGAGGGCTGGGTAGATGCCACGGGGCTTGACGGTTTCAACCTGCGGCAGTTCCTCACCCCGGGCACCGCGGAGGACTTCATCGAGTACGTGGTGCCCGAGCTGCAACGGCGCGGGCTGTACCGCACGGCGTATGAGGAGTCGACGTTCCGGGAGCGGCTGTTCGGCGCCGGCAACACCCGGCTGTTCGAGGAGCACCACGGGGCGCGATATCGCGGTGGGGCGAACTTGGATGGGGCGGATTCCGGCGCTGGCTCTGCGACCATTCGCAATCTTGAGGAGAAGGCATCATGA
- a CDS encoding MetQ/NlpA family ABC transporter substrate-binding protein, translated as MAHENTPPAAAPVLPERKKNKTGLIAGIAIAAVAVIIAAVLIVPSWFSSNAAPAGAAGADEPVTVTIGTTDASQPHWKVLGELLLEEGIKLELINFTDYPLPNPALAAGETDLNAFQHLDYLSNHNVATGDDLQPIGSTIIVPLPLYSEKWGSVEEIPDGGQIAIPNDPSNQARALGVLEAAGLITLDGKEKVPTPANIDAAKSRVTVIPVEASQTPAALQSADGAIINNNFSKDAGIDPASALYFVDPNDAKSWPYLNIIAARADDIDNETYLKVAELYHTKAVTDLVIEQSGGSAVVIELDAEELRERLASIEEEKRAAQ; from the coding sequence ATGGCACACGAGAACACACCACCTGCGGCGGCTCCCGTCCTCCCGGAACGCAAGAAGAACAAGACCGGCCTGATCGCGGGCATCGCGATCGCGGCTGTCGCGGTGATCATCGCGGCCGTGCTGATCGTGCCGAGCTGGTTCAGTTCGAACGCGGCACCCGCGGGTGCTGCCGGCGCGGACGAGCCGGTCACCGTGACCATCGGCACCACCGACGCCAGCCAGCCGCACTGGAAGGTGCTCGGAGAGCTGCTGCTCGAGGAGGGCATCAAGCTCGAGCTGATCAACTTCACCGACTACCCGCTGCCGAACCCGGCGCTCGCGGCCGGCGAGACCGACCTGAACGCGTTCCAGCACCTCGACTACCTGTCGAACCACAACGTGGCCACCGGCGACGACCTGCAGCCGATCGGTTCGACCATCATCGTGCCGCTGCCGCTGTACTCCGAGAAGTGGGGCTCCGTTGAGGAGATTCCGGATGGCGGCCAGATCGCCATCCCGAACGACCCGAGCAACCAGGCCCGTGCCCTCGGTGTGCTCGAGGCCGCCGGCCTGATCACCCTCGACGGCAAGGAGAAGGTTCCCACCCCGGCGAACATCGACGCCGCGAAGTCCCGCGTCACGGTGATCCCGGTCGAGGCGTCCCAGACGCCCGCCGCGCTGCAGTCCGCCGACGGCGCGATCATCAACAACAACTTCTCGAAGGATGCCGGCATCGACCCGGCGAGCGCGCTGTACTTCGTGGACCCCAACGACGCGAAGAGCTGGCCGTACCTCAACATCATCGCCGCCCGCGCCGATGACATCGACAACGAGACCTACCTCAAGGTTGCCGAGCTGTACCACACGAAGGCCGTCACCGACCTGGTCATCGAGCAGTCCGGCGGCAGTGCCGTGGTGATCGAGCTCGACGCCGAGGAGCTGCGCGAGCGTCTCGCCTCCATCGAGGAAGAGAAGCGCGCCGCCCAGTAG
- a CDS encoding methionine ABC transporter ATP-binding protein — protein MPDIIEPQSIIQFHGVTKTFDTPNGPVTAVDSVDLSITQGEIFGIIGYSGAGKSTLVRLINGLERISSGRVSVDGVDISSIPESKLRPVRARIGMIFQQFNLFRSRTVAGNVAYPLRVAGWPKDKRNARVAELLQFVGLLERAHSYPDQLSGGQKQRVGIARALATSPRILLADESTSALDPETTQDVLALLKKVNRELGITIVVITHEMDVVRQIADRVAVLNEGRVVEQGSVYEVFSNPQTRTAHRFVSTVLHDTPADGDLNRLRREHTGRIISAAVADGNKVGSVLSDAGAHGVRFEIIFGGISTLQGRSFGSLTIELIGPDVGVDAVIDELRRVTTVDELEELALLEEVSA, from the coding sequence ATGCCCGACATCATCGAACCCCAGAGCATCATCCAATTCCACGGCGTCACGAAGACCTTCGACACCCCGAACGGCCCCGTGACCGCAGTCGACAGCGTCGACCTGAGCATCACCCAGGGCGAGATCTTCGGCATCATCGGATACTCCGGCGCCGGCAAGAGCACCCTGGTGCGGCTGATCAACGGCCTCGAACGCATCAGCAGCGGCCGGGTCAGCGTCGACGGGGTCGACATCAGCAGCATCCCGGAGTCAAAACTGCGCCCGGTGCGCGCCCGGATCGGCATGATCTTCCAGCAGTTCAACCTGTTCCGGTCGCGCACCGTGGCCGGCAATGTCGCCTACCCGCTGCGGGTGGCCGGCTGGCCCAAGGACAAGCGCAACGCCCGGGTGGCCGAGCTGCTGCAGTTCGTCGGCCTGCTGGAGCGGGCGCACTCCTACCCCGACCAGCTCTCCGGCGGGCAGAAGCAGCGCGTGGGCATCGCCCGCGCCCTCGCCACCTCGCCGCGGATCCTGCTCGCCGACGAGTCCACCAGCGCGCTCGACCCGGAGACCACCCAAGACGTGCTGGCGCTGCTGAAGAAGGTGAACCGCGAGCTCGGCATCACCATCGTGGTGATCACCCACGAGATGGACGTGGTGCGGCAGATCGCCGACCGCGTCGCTGTGCTCAATGAGGGCCGCGTGGTCGAGCAGGGCAGCGTCTACGAGGTGTTCTCCAACCCGCAGACCCGCACCGCGCACCGCTTCGTCAGCACCGTGCTGCACGACACCCCCGCCGACGGCGACCTGAACCGCCTGCGCCGGGAACACACCGGCCGCATCATCAGCGCCGCCGTCGCCGACGGCAACAAGGTGGGATCGGTGCTGTCGGATGCCGGTGCCCACGGTGTGCGGTTCGAGATCATCTTCGGCGGCATCAGCACCCTGCAGGGCCGCTCGTTCGGCTCGCTCACGATCGAACTGATCGGGCCGGATGTCGGAGTCGACGCGGTCATCGATGAGCTGCGCCGCGTCACCACCGTCGACGAGCTCGAAGAGCTCGCCCTGCTCGAGGAGGTTTCCGCATGA